The sequence below is a genomic window from Tistrella mobilis.
ATCCGTGCGTTGACGATCGGAAGCATCGTATCTGAGGGGGACTATGCGGGGGATTGACGTTTCCGGGTGCCCTGCCTTGATGATTGCCGGATCTCTTCCGGTAGCTGAGCCTTCGGAGATGAGGGCAGGCGAGCACCCTTAGGAGCCGTGTGGGTGTCAACAGATACCGCAGGTATCGGCATTCATGTAGAGTCAGGAGTGCGGAGCGGACATATGTCGAGCCGACCGTATATAAATAAAAATATTGCACAACTCGAACAAATTTTTCGACACGTGCGCGATGATGTAAATGAACTTGATGTTCTGGTCGACGAATTGTCTTATCGAAAGACGCCCAGAGCGAGAGCACTTGCTATAAAGGTAGACAAGGCGCTGGCGGTACTGGTCAAGCGCGGGGCCGTTGCCGAGCCTACTCCTGCCGTTGCGGTGCATCGGTCCGATGCTGCGTCGATGCCTTTTTCTGCAACTCCGCCGAGTAATGCGCACGGCTTGGGCAGGTCGATCTCCCCGAGGGGTCCTGAGATCCCGGCTGTGCCCGATACTCCAGTCCTGCAGCCGGAAGTCGTACATGTCCCGATAGATCTGGAGGCTCTTCCCTCCTTCTCTCCGTCAGGTCGGCCGGATGATGCGCGCGCCATACTGGCAGCGTGGACAGCCCTGGAGGCCCTGTCTCCTCAGAGTTACAAACGTCCACAGGACCTTGCGGCCGGCGAGCGGTCTCGGGTCGTGCCATTGGAACGTGGTGTTCCATGGGAAGCATCGGTCCGCAGCAGGCCAAACCATAAGCTCTACTTCGAGGTCTTTCTCGGCGCCATTGCGCTCGACGGAGCATCGGATGAACTGGCTCAGGCGTTTGGCGAAGACGTCGAGCGTTCTCGTCCCGATGGCAAGAAGGCGGCGATCGGCTCAATTCTTGTAAATAAAGAAGGTCATGTACTTGAGGAGAAGGGCATTGCCGTCTCCAGTTTTGCCTGGGCACTCAGGGTAGCACTTGATCGCAAACTCGATAAATTGGGAGCATGGCCGCAGGTAGAACGGCATGTCGTCGAAAAACTGGACCGGATGGTGCGACATCACGACAGCGACGGAAAACCGATCCCGCTCGATCTGGATGTCGTAAACCAGGTGCATCGATGGCTCGTGGCCCAGTTTGGCGTGCCCGCTCATCTTGTCGAGCCGCCAAGCTTTGCACTGAAGGTGTTTCACTACTATAAAGCAAAGACGCCGCCTGAGCCATCTTTGCTGAATTCGTTCTATCTTGAGGATCTTGGCCAGGCTGTCAAAGTGATCGAGGGGGGGCGGGGCGGGCTTGGCCTTCTGCGCTATATGGGCATCGGGCAGCCTGCCGAGAAAGTCGACGTCCTCTCGCCCGCTGCGGCTATTGAACCTTTCGTCTCGCCGTCGCTTATGCCGCCGGCACGTTGGCCGTCGCCGGGCGGCCACCCACTGGTTCTGCTGCAACAGGCTGCCGTCAATATTGCACGTGCGGAACTTGGCGGAACAGCCGGTATCTTGGGCATCAATGGACCGCCGGGAACCGGAAAGACGACGCTTCTCAGGGACATTGTCGTCGGATGCATTGTCGATCGCGCCATCGCAATGGTTGCGTTCGACCAGCCGGAGGAGGCGTTTGAGGCGACGGGCCAGAAGGCGGCAATGGGGCAGAACGCGTTTCTGCACTTTTATCGGTTGGATGCGTCGCTGAAAGGCCACGAGGTCATCATTGCGTCGTCGAACAATAGGGCCGTTGAGAACGTCAGCAAGGAACTGCCTCTGAAGGACGCCAATGGTCGTCATGACCGGATGTCGTACTTCAGGTCGATCAGCGATCTGATCGCGAACCCCAATCCTATCGATTCTTATGGCGAGAACGACATCTCCTATCGCGAGCCGGTCGAAACCTGGGGACTGATGGCTGCCGTGCTCGGCAACAGCGGTAACCGCGCGGCGTTTCAGCGGGCGTTCTGGTGGAACGATGACGGTGGCTTTCGTACCTATCTGAAAGCGGCGCGCGGCCTTGACGTCCTGTGCGAGATCAAGGATCAGCAGACCGGCAAAATTCTGGATCGGGTGTTGCCACCGGTGGTCGCTCTCGAACGCCCGAGCAATAATGGTACGGATGCTGCTGCTGCCTGGCGGCAGGCCCGTGCTGCCTTCCTGCGGATCAAAGAGGCGGTGGACACCGAAATTGCCGGCTTTGAGAAAATCCGCAAGGATGTTCTGGCGGCCAAGAAAGCCTCAGACGATCTGCTGAATCTTGAACGAATTTTTTCTGAACTGAAGCAGGCCGTCGCGCAATCTCTTCAGACAATAAAACTGTGCCGTCAGGCGCACGAAGACGCCGTGGTACAGGTTGGGGTGCGCACGGCACTGCTGGATGCTCACAATGCCAACAGGCCCGGACTCTTTTCTCGTGTTCTCGGATCTGCGGGGAAATCCTGGCGCTCTACTGAACGGGACCTTTCCGAATCGGTCGACCAAGCCATCCGACAGCAGAAAACGGCGCAGGATGCTCTGCAGAAAGCCGAGACCGGCTTGATGCGACTTCAAGCTCGGCTGCAGGCGGTCGAGGAAGAAACTTTGAAAAAAAGGCAGCATGTATCCGCTCTTGATGCGGCTGTGGTGCAGGCACGAAACCAACTGGGTGGCAGAATTGTCGATGAGCAGCTGTTTAAGCGCGCGCATGACGAAATTCATCTGACAGCGCCGTGGCTGCCCAACAACCTCCACAGTATGCGTGAAGATCTGTTTGCTGCGGCCCTGACGGTCCACAAAGCGTTCATCGACGCCTCTGCAAGTCGTCTGCAGCACAATCTGGGTTTGCTGATGTCAGCGATGAACGCCGGTTCGTTCAAATCTCCGGCCCATCGTGAACTGCTGCCCGATCTCTGGTCTACGTTGTTCATGGTAGTGCCGGTTGTCTCAACGACCTTCGCTTCCGTCAGAGCCATGTTCGGCGATTTGCCCCCTGAGAGCCTGGGTTGGTTGCTGATTGACGAAGCCGGGCAGGCACTTCCTCAGGCAGCGGTCGGCGCGATCATGCGGGTGAAGCGCTCTATTGTCGTGGGTGATCCGCTGCAAGTTCCCCCGGTAGTCACGCTGCCCGAGAGATTGACGTCTGAAATCTGCAAATACTACAATATTGAGGAAACCAAATGGTCCGCGCCATCGGCATCTGCACAGACACTCGCCGATCAGGCATCGCGTTTTCGATCAATCTTCGTTGCGGATGTCGGCGACCGAGAGGTCGGTTTGCCTCTTCTCGTACATCGGCGGTGTCAGAATCCGATGTTCGACGTTTCCAATTCCATCGCCTACGCACGCCAGATGGTACATGCAGCAGGGGCGAGGCGTCCCGGCCCGATCGGCACAGTGTGGGGGCCATCTCGATGGATCAATATTAATGGTCACGCCGACACTAAATGGTGCCCCGAGGAGGGCGAGGTCGTTGTCCGGATGTTAATACAGCTGGCTGCATCTGGTGTCCGTAATCCTGATCTCTTTATAATTACACCATTTAAAATAATTGAGACGGAAATGCGAAGACGAGTCGCTGGCGAAGTAGACTTGCTCCGAGAGTTCGGGGTACAGAAGGATCAATGGGCCCGGGATCGCGTCGGTACCATCCATACGTTCCAAGGTCGGGAAGCGGATACGGTTATCCTGCTATTGGGTGCACCCAACGCGGCTCAGCACAGGGCCCGGCAGTGGGCAGCGAACCCGCCCAACATTATCAATGTCGCTGTTACACGCGCGAAACAGAACCTGTACGTGATCGGCTCAGCCAATGCATGGGCGGGTTCTGGAGCCAGTCTGCAAGTCCTTCAGCGCCATCTGGCTACACACTGACGTTGAAGTTATTGTCTCATAAATCCCTTTATCTAAGGGCATGTCGTCCGATATTTTTCTGACGATCATCCCGGTATATATTCGATCTGGTGTATACGGGAGGCCCGACATGCCCCAGCTCGCAAAGATAGTCAAATCCGGCGATTCACAGGCTGTGTGGTTGCCGAAGGATTTCCGCTTCGATGTTGACGAGGTTGAAATCACGCGAGAGGGCGATGCCGTGGTGCTGCGTCCGAAGATTGATGCCGACCGGCGCCGGGCGGCGTTACGCGCCGCCATCGCCCGCGGCCTGAGCGACGACGTCATGATCGACGGCCGCGACCAGCCCGATTTCCCGCCCGATCTCTCACCCCCCGATCTCTGACCCTACCACCCCCCCAAAAAAACAGCCGCACCCCCAAGGATGCGGCCGTTCTCACCCCTCCACCCCGCCCGTATCCGGGCAGGCCAGAGGTCAGCTCTTCTTCAGCGCCGCCGTGGCGTTGCCGATTTCGAACGTGCCCTGGGCGGTGCCGCTTTCGGGCACGATTTCGCGGGCGCGGTCGCCGATTTCGTCGATGCGGGCGGCGATCTGCTCGGCGGCGTCGGGGCCGTCGCCGATG
It includes:
- a CDS encoding antitoxin is translated as MPQLAKIVKSGDSQAVWLPKDFRFDVDEVEITREGDAVVLRPKIDADRRRAALRAAIARGLSDDVMIDGRDQPDFPPDLSPPDL
- a CDS encoding AAA domain-containing protein yields the protein MSSRPYINKNIAQLEQIFRHVRDDVNELDVLVDELSYRKTPRARALAIKVDKALAVLVKRGAVAEPTPAVAVHRSDAASMPFSATPPSNAHGLGRSISPRGPEIPAVPDTPVLQPEVVHVPIDLEALPSFSPSGRPDDARAILAAWTALEALSPQSYKRPQDLAAGERSRVVPLERGVPWEASVRSRPNHKLYFEVFLGAIALDGASDELAQAFGEDVERSRPDGKKAAIGSILVNKEGHVLEEKGIAVSSFAWALRVALDRKLDKLGAWPQVERHVVEKLDRMVRHHDSDGKPIPLDLDVVNQVHRWLVAQFGVPAHLVEPPSFALKVFHYYKAKTPPEPSLLNSFYLEDLGQAVKVIEGGRGGLGLLRYMGIGQPAEKVDVLSPAAAIEPFVSPSLMPPARWPSPGGHPLVLLQQAAVNIARAELGGTAGILGINGPPGTGKTTLLRDIVVGCIVDRAIAMVAFDQPEEAFEATGQKAAMGQNAFLHFYRLDASLKGHEVIIASSNNRAVENVSKELPLKDANGRHDRMSYFRSISDLIANPNPIDSYGENDISYREPVETWGLMAAVLGNSGNRAAFQRAFWWNDDGGFRTYLKAARGLDVLCEIKDQQTGKILDRVLPPVVALERPSNNGTDAAAAWRQARAAFLRIKEAVDTEIAGFEKIRKDVLAAKKASDDLLNLERIFSELKQAVAQSLQTIKLCRQAHEDAVVQVGVRTALLDAHNANRPGLFSRVLGSAGKSWRSTERDLSESVDQAIRQQKTAQDALQKAETGLMRLQARLQAVEEETLKKRQHVSALDAAVVQARNQLGGRIVDEQLFKRAHDEIHLTAPWLPNNLHSMREDLFAAALTVHKAFIDASASRLQHNLGLLMSAMNAGSFKSPAHRELLPDLWSTLFMVVPVVSTTFASVRAMFGDLPPESLGWLLIDEAGQALPQAAVGAIMRVKRSIVVGDPLQVPPVVTLPERLTSEICKYYNIEETKWSAPSASAQTLADQASRFRSIFVADVGDREVGLPLLVHRRCQNPMFDVSNSIAYARQMVHAAGARRPGPIGTVWGPSRWININGHADTKWCPEEGEVVVRMLIQLAASGVRNPDLFIITPFKIIETEMRRRVAGEVDLLREFGVQKDQWARDRVGTIHTFQGREADTVILLLGAPNAAQHRARQWAANPPNIINVAVTRAKQNLYVIGSANAWAGSGASLQVLQRHLATH